A genomic segment from Arcobacter acticola encodes:
- a CDS encoding Crp/Fnr family transcriptional regulator — protein MLQKLRNVYLLKDVCDETLKEIAKYTSYLKLSKDNILFYEGEDSNCLFLLTKGIVKFYKTSSNNKEIIIKYHYSNEFIAEVANFENIPYPATGKAFTEIEALKIDFKNLKHLLYSDANLALVIQTSLIKKIRNLENLILFDVVLTADERIAKYICDNTKEFFNTKRIIIAEILNITPETLSRRLKLFENDGLINYQKKSIDKEKLKTLFS, from the coding sequence ATGCTGCAAAAGTTACGAAATGTTTATCTTTTAAAAGATGTATGTGATGAAACCTTAAAAGAAATAGCTAAATATACTTCATATTTAAAACTATCAAAAGATAATATTCTTTTTTATGAAGGAGAAGATTCTAATTGTTTATTTCTACTTACAAAAGGTATAGTAAAGTTCTATAAAACTTCATCAAATAACAAAGAAATCATCATAAAATATCATTATAGTAATGAATTCATAGCAGAAGTTGCAAATTTTGAAAATATTCCATATCCTGCAACAGGAAAAGCTTTTACAGAAATAGAAGCACTAAAAATTGATTTTAAGAATTTAAAACACCTTCTTTATTCTGATGCTAACTTAGCTTTAGTCATTCAAACTTCACTTATAAAGAAAATAAGAAATCTTGAAAATCTTATACTTTTTGATGTAGTCCTTACTGCTGATGAAAGAATAGCAAAGTATATATGTGATAATACAAAAGAGTTTTTTAATACAAAAAGAATAATAATTGCTGAAATTTTAAATATCACACCTGAGACATTATCAAGAAGATTAAAATTATTCGAAAATGATGGCTTGATTAATTATCAAAAGAAATCAATAGATAAGGAAAAACTTAAAACTCTTTTCTCATAA